A single genomic interval of Spinacia oleracea cultivar Varoflay chromosome 6, BTI_SOV_V1, whole genome shotgun sequence harbors:
- the LOC110778056 gene encoding glutathione S-transferase T1-like codes for MASLKVYADRRSQPSRAVILFCKINGIEFEEVETSLFTNDLQTPEYQAINPMKKVPAIAHGDFTLFESHAILMYLACSYHVPDHWYPTDLCKRAKLHSVLDWHHANLRYGAMGYLVNTILAPFFGKSPNPEGKADCEHKLVESFSTIEKVWLEGDSKFLLGNDQPSIADISFVSEIMQLHMLPDEERNRLIGPYKKVERWIENVKEATNPHFDQVHKYLFHVISSFKQTT; via the exons atggCAAGTCTAAAAGTTTATGCTGATAGGAGGTCCCAACCAAGCCGTGCAGTTATCCTTTTCTGCAA GATTAATGGTATCGAGTTTGAGGAAGTGGAAACAAGTCTCTTCACCAATGACCTCCAAACTCCAGAATATCAAG CAATCAATCCTATGAAGAAAGTCCCGGCTATAGCTCATGGAGATTTCACACTCTTTGAGAG CCATGCCATTCTCATGTACCTCGCCTGCTCCTATCATGTACCTGACCACTG GTATCCAACTGATCTTTGCAAGAGGGCTAAACTTCACTCCGTGCTGGATTGGCACCACGCCAACTTACGATATGGTGCAA TGGGATACTTGGTTAACACAATACTAGCgcctttttttggaaaatcgcCGAATCCTGAAGGTAAAGCTGATTGTGAACATAAGTTGGTTGAATCCTTTTCCACAATTGAGAAAGTATGGCTTGAGGGTGACTCCAAGTTCTTGCTAGGAAACGATCAACCTTCGATTGCTGATATTTCCTTTGTTTCTGAGATTATGCAACTTCAT ATGTTGCCTGATGAAGAAAGAAACAGGTTGATAGGGCCGTACAAAAAAGTTGAACGATGGATTGAGAATGTGAAAGAGGCAACTAACCCTCATTTTGATCAAGTTCACAAGTATCTCTTTCATGTTATTTCCAGCTTCAAGCAAACAACTTAA
- the LOC110778522 gene encoding glutathione S-transferase T1 isoform X1, whose protein sequence is MATEVLKIYGDRKSQPTRAVMLFCKSIKTSACVLKFLSWYQSRKVITKKELKTKDPRYEELQDLKKIGNIAREEERLNGIDFEEFTVELFNQEHLSPQFEEINPVKEIPVIFHGDFKLSESHAILIYLASAFPDVADHWYPADAKKRALIHSVLDWHHCHLRRGAMGYLLNTILGPARGLTMNPQSALECEKILKSALSNLESFWLKDTGKYLLGYDQSSIADLSLICELMQFEVLDEEEKNKIFSPYKKVQQWMADIKTATRPQFDDVHQHLLFVDRPRFREAVGRSAN, encoded by the exons ATGGCAACAGAAGTGCTCAAAATCTATGGTGATCGGAAGTCACAACCCACCCGCGCTGTCATGCTCTTTTGCAA gtccatcaaaacttccgcgtgcgtcctcaaatttctatcatgGTACCAGAGCCGGAAAGTGATTACGAAAAAAGAATTGAAGACCAAAGACCCAAGATATGAAGAATTACAAGATTTGAAGAAAATAGGGAACATAGCAAGAGAAGAAGAGAG ACTTAATGGAATTGATTTCGAGGAGTTCACCGTTGAGTTATTCAATCAAGAACACTTGTCTCCTCAATTTGAAG AGATAAATCCTGTGAAAGAAATTCCTGTTATATTTCATGGGGATTTTAAGTTGTCCGAAAG TCATGCGATCCTTATATACCTTGCTTCCGCGTTTCCTGATGTCGCAGATCATTG GTATCCAGCTGATGCGAAGAAGAGAGCTCTTATCCATTCTGTGTTGGATTGGCATCATTGCCATTTACGCCGTGGTGCAA TGGGATATCTTCTGAATACAATACTTGGCCCAGCACGCGGTCTTACAATGAATCCTCAATCTGCTCTTGAATGTGAAAAGATATTGAAGTCTGCATTGTCGAATCTGGAGTCTTTTTGGCTTAAGGATACAGGAAAATACTTATTAGGTTATGATCAATCATCTATTGCCGATCTTAGCCTTATATGTGAGCTTATGCAGTTTGAG GTTTTGGACGAAGAGGAGAAAAACAAGATATTCAGCCCGTACAAGAAAGTTCAGCAATGGATGGCGGACATAAAAACCGCTACAAGGCCTCAGTTTGATGATGTTCACCAACATCTTCTGTTTGTGGACCGCCCTCGGTTTAGAGAAGCTGTAGGTAGAAGTGCAAATTAA
- the LOC110778522 gene encoding glutathione S-transferase T1 isoform X2, with translation MATEVLKIYGDRKSQPTRAVMLFCKLNGIDFEEFTVELFNQEHLSPQFEEINPVKEIPVIFHGDFKLSESHAILIYLASAFPDVADHWYPADAKKRALIHSVLDWHHCHLRRGAMGYLLNTILGPARGLTMNPQSALECEKILKSALSNLESFWLKDTGKYLLGYDQSSIADLSLICELMQFEVLDEEEKNKIFSPYKKVQQWMADIKTATRPQFDDVHQHLLFVDRPRFREAVGRSAN, from the exons ATGGCAACAGAAGTGCTCAAAATCTATGGTGATCGGAAGTCACAACCCACCCGCGCTGTCATGCTCTTTTGCAA ACTTAATGGAATTGATTTCGAGGAGTTCACCGTTGAGTTATTCAATCAAGAACACTTGTCTCCTCAATTTGAAG AGATAAATCCTGTGAAAGAAATTCCTGTTATATTTCATGGGGATTTTAAGTTGTCCGAAAG TCATGCGATCCTTATATACCTTGCTTCCGCGTTTCCTGATGTCGCAGATCATTG GTATCCAGCTGATGCGAAGAAGAGAGCTCTTATCCATTCTGTGTTGGATTGGCATCATTGCCATTTACGCCGTGGTGCAA TGGGATATCTTCTGAATACAATACTTGGCCCAGCACGCGGTCTTACAATGAATCCTCAATCTGCTCTTGAATGTGAAAAGATATTGAAGTCTGCATTGTCGAATCTGGAGTCTTTTTGGCTTAAGGATACAGGAAAATACTTATTAGGTTATGATCAATCATCTATTGCCGATCTTAGCCTTATATGTGAGCTTATGCAGTTTGAG GTTTTGGACGAAGAGGAGAAAAACAAGATATTCAGCCCGTACAAGAAAGTTCAGCAATGGATGGCGGACATAAAAACCGCTACAAGGCCTCAGTTTGATGATGTTCACCAACATCTTCTGTTTGTGGACCGCCCTCGGTTTAGAGAAGCTGTAGGTAGAAGTGCAAATTAA